From one Paenibacillus sp. FSL K6-1330 genomic stretch:
- a CDS encoding helicase-associated domain-containing protein, translating into MMEQQNVAEATSLEHLLAKERSVLHHIWNRFVGQSFDDDKLRSLRVQRLSGVEVQLAFLSLRQQRWVQAVKQGWGERLYFIPFDKLQILQEAFGNLEADSVPAAAVKLQQEGRSGIAVDMFNVLVYMAKNQVAITAKGVLHKKFIQKLGSIVGLTPSDVEGLTLQYDHADVYPPHVAIVLDLLFSFELVALEQRELRLNMTALRHWLALSREAMERLVLLHMMERYVPGSAEYQHFTWQICHSSRIGGMWYYAQHMVAKGEEPLNWNPLRGRELSAGDAASWLRLLTGCGYIDLGMDHDGQFLFRWRMDPCSLLSGSSKDDTGSSGLFIQPDFDILIPPDVPYMVKFTAALCTERISDDVMTVYRLTRDSVAQAATAGMGPEAITAFFTEHAVAGIPENVYTALRQWGKEIERAGRNEFLRYVGAAPKDETEFEDGDERDNRYALPRYPGCPSSGLIRSARSELVLEWDDSLPDKASIVPDLNRIPIMWTRDWRSYHGSTAKQMMEQALELSAKLEIAVDGSRMEFIPYQLERQPWKISGALYDLDSDFEMTGTVVQLGEGEWKEMRLVIP; encoded by the coding sequence ATGATGGAGCAGCAGAACGTGGCGGAAGCCACAAGCTTAGAGCATCTTCTTGCCAAGGAGCGATCGGTCCTTCATCATATTTGGAACCGCTTTGTCGGGCAGAGCTTTGATGACGACAAGCTTCGCTCGCTTCGCGTTCAACGCCTGAGCGGTGTGGAAGTACAGCTCGCCTTCTTATCCTTGAGGCAGCAGCGATGGGTTCAAGCAGTCAAACAGGGCTGGGGCGAGAGGCTGTATTTCATTCCTTTTGATAAACTTCAGATTCTCCAGGAGGCTTTTGGCAATCTCGAGGCGGATTCCGTTCCCGCTGCTGCCGTGAAGCTCCAGCAAGAGGGAAGAAGCGGCATAGCAGTTGATATGTTCAATGTGCTTGTCTATATGGCCAAGAACCAGGTGGCTATAACCGCTAAAGGGGTTCTACATAAGAAGTTTATTCAGAAGCTGGGGAGCATCGTGGGATTAACGCCATCCGATGTCGAGGGGCTTACTCTCCAATATGATCACGCTGATGTTTACCCACCGCATGTTGCGATCGTATTGGATCTGCTGTTTTCGTTTGAGTTGGTCGCCTTGGAGCAAAGGGAGCTTAGGCTAAACATGACCGCGCTCCGTCATTGGCTCGCACTCTCACGCGAAGCGATGGAACGATTGGTTCTTTTGCACATGATGGAACGTTATGTTCCGGGTTCGGCCGAGTATCAGCATTTCACATGGCAGATTTGCCACTCATCACGGATCGGCGGGATGTGGTATTATGCTCAGCACATGGTAGCAAAGGGCGAGGAACCACTGAACTGGAATCCTCTTAGGGGAAGGGAGTTGTCCGCGGGGGATGCGGCTTCATGGCTCCGTTTATTGACCGGTTGCGGTTACATCGATCTTGGGATGGATCACGATGGTCAATTCCTGTTCCGGTGGCGTATGGATCCCTGCTCCTTGTTGAGTGGAAGCAGTAAGGATGACACCGGATCTTCGGGGCTGTTTATTCAGCCGGATTTTGATATATTGATTCCGCCTGACGTGCCTTATATGGTCAAGTTTACGGCTGCTCTATGCACGGAGCGCATATCGGATGACGTAATGACGGTTTATCGACTGACCAGAGATTCGGTAGCTCAGGCGGCGACTGCAGGAATGGGGCCGGAAGCGATCACGGCTTTTTTCACGGAACATGCAGTGGCAGGAATTCCAGAGAACGTGTACACGGCCCTACGTCAATGGGGCAAGGAGATTGAACGCGCGGGGAGGAATGAGTTCTTACGGTATGTCGGCGCAGCTCCGAAAGATGAAACGGAATTCGAGGACGGTGATGAAAGAGATAACCGTTACGCTTTGCCGCGTTATCCAGGCTGCCCTTCTAGCGGATTGATTCGCTCTGCTCGCAGTGAGCTTGTTCTTGAATGGGACGACAGCCTTCCGGATAAAGCGTCAATCGTTCCGGATTTGAACAGGATTCCCATCATGTGGACACGGGATTGGCGTTCTTATCACGGTTCGACGGCCAAGCAAATGATGGAGCAGGCGCTTGAATTGTCAGCCAAATTAGAGATTGCAGTCGATGGAAGCCGGATGGAGTTTATTCCATATCAGCTCGAGCGGCAGCCATGGAAAATTTCGGGAGCATTATATGATCTGGATTCCGATTTCGAAATGACGGGAACCGTGGTGCAGTTAGGCGAAGGGGAATGGAAGGAAATGCGGCTTGTGATTCCGTAA
- the dapF gene encoding diaminopimelate epimerase, producing MEFTKMHGLGNDFVVVYGEQELPSHASEWAVKLCNRFFGIGADGLVYILPSTKANFMMRIMNSDGSEAEQCGNAIRCVAKYVYDHGHIDREEITIETIGAGVQQVRLTVQDGQVSSVRVDMGEPVLNGLSVPTTIDLHPVVNHPIEVDGQDFRFTAVSMGNPHCVIYVDDAINFDLGEWGPKLEVHPLFPRKINVEFATVNSRGQVDMRVWERGAGPTLACGTGACATLVSSVLNGLTDHSATISLKGGDLFIEWDESDNHVYMTGPAEVVYAGTIAL from the coding sequence ATGGAATTTACGAAAATGCATGGACTTGGCAACGACTTCGTTGTCGTATACGGCGAGCAAGAACTTCCATCCCATGCATCCGAATGGGCCGTGAAGCTGTGCAATCGCTTTTTCGGCATCGGTGCAGACGGACTTGTATATATTTTGCCTTCCACAAAGGCTAACTTTATGATGCGCATCATGAACTCAGATGGTTCCGAAGCGGAACAATGCGGCAACGCCATTCGGTGTGTAGCGAAGTATGTGTATGATCACGGTCATATTGACCGAGAGGAGATTACCATTGAAACCATCGGCGCCGGGGTACAGCAAGTACGCCTTACGGTGCAGGATGGTCAAGTGAGCAGCGTGCGGGTCGATATGGGTGAACCGGTCCTGAATGGACTGAGCGTGCCTACGACGATCGATCTCCATCCGGTGGTGAATCATCCAATTGAAGTAGACGGCCAGGATTTCCGCTTCACCGCGGTGTCCATGGGCAATCCGCACTGCGTCATTTATGTGGACGATGCCATTAACTTCGATCTCGGTGAATGGGGACCTAAGCTTGAGGTACATCCGCTGTTCCCGAGAAAGATTAACGTGGAGTTTGCGACGGTGAATTCACGGGGCCAAGTGGACATGCGGGTATGGGAGCGTGGTGCAGGACCGACCTTGGCCTGCGGCACCGGCGCCTGCGCAACTTTGGTATCTTCGGTACTGAACGGATTGACAGACCATAGCGCAACGATCTCTCTTAAAGGCGGGGACTTGTTTATCGAGTGGGATGAGTCCGACAATCATGTGTACATGACAGGGCCAGCCGAGGTCGTGTACGCAGGCACGATTGCCTTGTAG
- a CDS encoding YlbG family protein, giving the protein MLAERTGFIIWVSDVKAARNLEKYGSVHYISRRMHYVVMYVNADRAEETMKNIRRLSYVRKIERSFRNEIKTEYSSKGPDKAKFYGP; this is encoded by the coding sequence ATGTTGGCTGAACGGACCGGTTTTATTATATGGGTCAGCGATGTAAAGGCAGCAAGAAATTTGGAGAAATACGGCAGCGTGCACTATATATCACGCCGCATGCATTATGTTGTCATGTACGTCAATGCTGACCGCGCCGAGGAAACAATGAAGAACATCCGGAGATTGTCCTACGTTCGTAAGATCGAGCGCTCCTTCCGGAATGAGATCAAGACGGAGTACAGCAGCAAAGGGCCGGATAAAGCGAAGTTTTACGGTCCTTAG
- a CDS encoding calcium-translocating P-type ATPase, SERCA-type — protein sequence MEQKQWHQMDTDELQQALHMHPEQGLTEEETGERRKKSGYNELSEGVKISPFVLFLNQFKDFMTLVLLGATLVSGLLGEYLDAVTIVAIILINGILGFVQEFKAERSLRALKQLSAPMSRVIRDGKVVQVAARELVPGDVVLVESGDRIPADVRWLEINSCSVEESALTGESLPVNKHAEPIRDADVPLGDRKNIGFMGTMVVRGTAKGVVIRTGMDTEMGKIADLIQNTESQETPLQHRLEQLGKILIAVSLGLTILVVVAGILHGQPAAGMFLAGVSLAVAAIPEGLPAIVTIALALGVQRMIKRKAIVRKLPSVETLGCASVICSDKTGTLTQNKMTVTQVWLGGRSLEVTGHGYDPTGQILHRGKPVELRSDQGLRRLLQISGLCNNAEIYENVQEETRNKRKSKEEPTAASWELKGDPTEGALLTLSSKMGLTKGSLNSIYQRDKEFPFDSERKLMSVIVSHQGGRLLCTKGAPDVLLDACAYIMWDGNVVPLTATLRQKVFAANEGMASDALRVLGLAYRDLRSYDKPETEKEAESQLIFVGLAGMIDPPRREVRDAIATCRRAGIKTVMITGDHRTTAEAIAAQLGILPRNGLSLSGQELSGMDDKELDARVDQTFVYARVSPEHKLRIVKSLQRKGHVVAMTGDGVNDAPAIKAADIGIAMGITGTDVTKEASSLVLSDDNFSTIVSAIEEGRSIYENIRKFIRYLLASNVGEILTMFFAMMMGLPLPLVPIQILWVNLVTDGLPAMALGVDQPEKDLMEHKPRGAKENIFARRLGWKIISRGILIGLCTLGAFWITLRIAPNDPGQLAKAQSVAFATLVMAQLIHVFDCRSSRSIFHRNPLQNKALVLAVLSSVLLMLGVMYIEAFQPIFKTVPLNLKEWALTLVAAGIPTFLMGAGSVWGGRRNRNRNRRSMMTKSANISA from the coding sequence ATGGAACAAAAGCAATGGCATCAAATGGATACGGATGAATTGCAGCAAGCGCTGCATATGCATCCGGAGCAGGGCCTCACGGAAGAGGAAACCGGGGAGAGACGAAAAAAAAGCGGCTATAATGAGCTCTCCGAGGGCGTTAAAATTTCTCCATTTGTTCTGTTTCTGAATCAATTTAAGGATTTCATGACGTTGGTGCTCCTTGGAGCCACTCTGGTATCGGGTCTGCTGGGTGAGTATCTGGATGCCGTAACGATTGTAGCCATCATCCTGATCAACGGGATTCTTGGTTTCGTTCAGGAATTCAAGGCGGAACGCTCGCTTCGGGCCTTGAAGCAGCTGTCCGCACCAATGTCTAGGGTCATTCGGGACGGTAAAGTGGTACAGGTTGCGGCCAGAGAACTCGTCCCTGGCGATGTCGTGCTCGTCGAGAGCGGAGACCGCATTCCGGCCGATGTTCGCTGGCTTGAGATCAACAGCTGCAGCGTCGAGGAATCGGCCTTGACCGGCGAGTCCCTGCCGGTGAACAAACATGCCGAGCCGATCCGCGATGCGGATGTTCCCCTAGGTGACCGGAAGAACATCGGGTTCATGGGCACGATGGTGGTCCGCGGTACGGCGAAGGGTGTTGTCATCCGAACCGGAATGGATACGGAGATGGGCAAAATCGCCGATTTGATCCAGAACACGGAATCCCAGGAGACGCCGCTGCAGCATCGACTGGAGCAGCTGGGCAAAATCCTGATCGCCGTTTCACTGGGGCTTACGATTCTGGTCGTCGTAGCAGGCATTCTGCATGGACAGCCTGCCGCAGGCATGTTCCTTGCAGGAGTCAGTCTTGCGGTTGCGGCCATCCCGGAAGGGCTTCCGGCCATCGTCACGATTGCACTCGCCCTCGGCGTGCAGCGCATGATTAAGCGCAAAGCGATTGTACGCAAGCTGCCATCCGTGGAAACGCTGGGCTGTGCATCCGTAATCTGTTCGGACAAAACCGGGACGCTCACGCAGAATAAAATGACCGTAACCCAAGTTTGGCTGGGAGGGCGCTCATTGGAAGTGACCGGGCATGGTTATGACCCGACGGGTCAGATCCTTCATAGAGGCAAACCGGTCGAGCTGCGGTCCGACCAGGGCCTGCGCAGATTATTGCAAATCAGCGGTCTGTGCAACAATGCCGAAATCTATGAGAACGTGCAGGAAGAAACGCGGAACAAGCGGAAGAGCAAGGAAGAGCCGACAGCTGCTTCCTGGGAATTAAAAGGGGACCCGACCGAAGGGGCGCTGTTGACGCTATCGTCCAAAATGGGATTGACAAAGGGAAGCCTGAACTCCATCTACCAGAGAGACAAAGAGTTTCCGTTTGATTCGGAGCGAAAGCTGATGTCCGTCATTGTCAGCCATCAGGGCGGACGCTTGCTCTGCACGAAAGGCGCGCCGGATGTGCTGCTAGATGCATGTGCTTATATTATGTGGGACGGAAACGTTGTTCCGCTTACCGCTACGCTCCGTCAGAAGGTGTTTGCCGCCAATGAAGGTATGGCCTCCGATGCGCTACGCGTGCTTGGTTTGGCTTATCGGGATTTGCGTTCTTATGACAAGCCGGAAACGGAGAAAGAGGCCGAGAGCCAGCTTATCTTTGTCGGGCTGGCCGGGATGATCGATCCGCCGCGCCGTGAAGTGCGCGATGCAATTGCGACATGCCGCCGCGCGGGCATCAAGACCGTCATGATTACGGGCGACCACCGGACGACGGCGGAAGCGATCGCCGCCCAGCTTGGCATCCTGCCAAGGAACGGCCTGTCGTTATCAGGCCAGGAGTTATCCGGGATGGATGACAAAGAGCTCGATGCGAGGGTGGATCAGACCTTTGTTTACGCCCGCGTATCCCCTGAGCATAAGCTCCGCATCGTAAAGTCGCTTCAACGTAAGGGGCATGTGGTTGCCATGACGGGGGACGGCGTGAACGATGCTCCGGCCATCAAAGCGGCGGATATCGGAATTGCCATGGGAATTACCGGGACAGACGTAACGAAGGAAGCGTCTTCGCTTGTGCTCAGTGATGATAATTTCTCCACAATTGTTTCAGCGATTGAGGAGGGGCGCAGCATCTATGAAAATATTCGCAAATTTATCCGCTATTTGCTGGCTTCTAATGTCGGCGAAATTCTGACGATGTTTTTCGCGATGATGATGGGTCTGCCGCTTCCGCTCGTTCCGATCCAGATTCTGTGGGTCAACCTCGTGACCGACGGACTGCCGGCTATGGCGCTTGGGGTGGATCAGCCGGAGAAGGATCTGATGGAGCACAAGCCGCGCGGAGCCAAGGAAAATATTTTTGCCAGACGTCTTGGTTGGAAAATCATCAGCCGCGGCATATTGATCGGCCTGTGTACACTTGGCGCATTTTGGATTACGCTGCGCATCGCGCCGAATGATCCGGGTCAGTTGGCCAAGGCACAGTCCGTTGCCTTTGCGACACTCGTCATGGCCCAACTGATCCATGTGTTTGACTGCCGCAGCTCGCGTTCGATTTTCCATCGCAATCCGCTTCAGAACAAAGCGCTGGTGCTTGCTGTGCTGTCCTCGGTATTGCTGATGCTTGGCGTCATGTACATCGAGGCGTTTCAGCCGATCTTTAAGACCGTTCCATTGAATTTGAAGGAATGGGCACTGACACTCGTGGCCGCCGGCATTCCTACCTTCCTGATGGGAGCGGGAAGCGTGTGGGGAGGCAGACGAAACCGCAACCGGAACCGCCGCAGCATGATGACGAAGAGTGCAAATATTTCGGCATAA
- a CDS encoding selenium metabolism-associated LysR family transcriptional regulator, translating into MNFHQLHIFYTVAERGSFSAAAQALHMSQPAVTMQVQSLEEYFGTKLLIRSTKRMELSEAGRTLLPFARKSLELSQETDAAMAAFSNKLQGRLQLGASLTIGEYVLPRLLGPFGREYPDISIMLKVMNTTQILEEIAGHQLNFGLIEAPVEHPDMVLDSVMEDELKLIVPSSHPLATREDAIYLEEVLKYPFVLREKGSGTRKVMEHVLLMRGYDPESIRTVMELGSTGAVKSAVEEGLGITMLSTSTVKHETALGLVKMIDIADASFKRNFYSIQLRSALLPMSAMTFLAYLRERQRNQR; encoded by the coding sequence ATGAACTTTCATCAGCTACATATTTTTTATACGGTAGCAGAGCGTGGGAGTTTTTCTGCTGCTGCCCAGGCACTTCATATGAGCCAGCCCGCTGTGACGATGCAGGTACAATCGTTGGAGGAATATTTTGGGACAAAGCTCCTCATTCGTTCCACCAAGCGCATGGAATTGTCCGAGGCCGGGAGGACGCTGCTTCCTTTTGCCCGCAAGAGCCTGGAGCTGTCGCAGGAAACGGACGCAGCGATGGCGGCATTCTCAAATAAGCTTCAGGGAAGACTGCAACTGGGGGCTAGCCTGACTATCGGGGAGTACGTGCTGCCTCGATTGCTGGGGCCCTTCGGCCGGGAGTATCCCGATATATCCATCATGCTTAAAGTGATGAACACCACGCAGATTCTCGAGGAAATCGCTGGCCATCAATTGAATTTTGGGCTGATTGAGGCACCTGTCGAGCATCCGGATATGGTCCTGGATTCGGTTATGGAGGATGAACTGAAACTGATCGTTCCTTCCAGCCATCCTTTAGCGACAAGGGAAGATGCGATATATTTGGAGGAGGTGCTGAAGTATCCGTTTGTCCTTCGTGAGAAGGGATCTGGCACCCGGAAGGTGATGGAGCATGTGCTGCTTATGCGGGGGTACGATCCCGAGAGCATCCGGACGGTGATGGAGCTTGGGAGTACGGGAGCGGTGAAATCGGCGGTAGAGGAAGGACTCGGCATTACGATGCTGTCGACTTCAACGGTCAAGCATGAAACGGCGCTCGGCTTAGTCAAAATGATCGATATTGCGGATGCCTCATTTAAACGGAACTTTTATTCCATTCAGTTGCGGTCAGCGCTGCTGCCGATGTCGGCGATGACGTTTTTGGCCTATTTAAGGGAACGCCAGCGAAACCAGCGATAA
- a CDS encoding PHP domain-containing protein, translated as MDTSMDRTGCDLHSHTQASDGMNTPSENVQLAFDRGLGALAITDHDTVAGVEEALQAGERLNMVVVPGVEISTMACGTDIHVLGYYIDYRDPVFLERLAELRRTREKRNEKIMSKLRELGIELTMEEVIASLGRPLEPDESIGRPHIADALVLKGHALDLRDAFDRYLAQGAAAYVPQPRIHPKEACEWIREAGGVPVLAHPGLYSDDALVRAVIEEAAFKGIEVYHSDHGAAEEKRYLAMAEDYGLIVTAGSDYHGERQGQVFHGDIGSRQVSIQVLDQLQQAQARS; from the coding sequence ATGGATACATCGATGGATCGGACAGGCTGCGACCTTCATTCCCACACTCAGGCTTCGGACGGGATGAACACACCTTCGGAGAACGTGCAGCTTGCCTTCGATCGGGGACTTGGGGCGCTAGCTATAACGGATCATGACACCGTAGCTGGTGTCGAGGAAGCGCTGCAAGCCGGAGAACGGCTGAACATGGTCGTGGTCCCTGGCGTAGAAATCAGCACCATGGCATGCGGGACGGATATTCACGTCCTAGGCTATTACATAGATTACCGGGACCCCGTATTTCTGGAGCGGCTGGCAGAGCTCCGTCGCACGAGGGAGAAGCGTAATGAGAAGATCATGAGCAAGCTAAGAGAGCTTGGCATCGAGCTTACGATGGAGGAAGTGATCGCCAGCTTGGGACGGCCGCTGGAACCCGATGAGAGCATCGGCCGCCCGCATATTGCGGATGCGCTGGTCCTGAAGGGCCATGCTCTCGATCTCAGGGATGCCTTCGACCGTTATCTCGCACAGGGCGCAGCTGCTTATGTGCCGCAGCCGCGGATTCATCCCAAGGAAGCCTGCGAATGGATACGGGAAGCCGGGGGTGTGCCGGTGCTTGCACACCCTGGACTCTACAGCGATGACGCGTTGGTGAGAGCGGTCATTGAAGAGGCTGCATTCAAAGGGATTGAAGTCTATCATTCAGACCATGGGGCAGCGGAGGAGAAACGCTACTTGGCCATGGCCGAAGATTACGGTTTGATCGTGACCGCCGGATCGGATTACCATGGTGAGAGGCAGGGCCAGGTATTCCATGGGGATATCGGAAGCCGCCAGGTATCTATCCAGGTGTTGGACCAACTTCAACAGGCGCAGGCAAGGAGCTGA
- a CDS encoding YlbF family regulator, giving the protein MSVSEINTVDMAEVLTYAYEIGDMINASVEVADYLYWKQAVEGDPTIQALIRKLDSKKELFEETQRFGHFHPNYHSAKDEVAAVEAELEAYEPVARFKQAEKNLDDLLHSMSEKIAFSVSESIKVPGNDPLPKKGCGSGGACSCG; this is encoded by the coding sequence ATGAGCGTATCGGAAATAAACACGGTCGATATGGCCGAGGTGCTCACCTATGCCTATGAAATAGGCGACATGATTAATGCTTCCGTCGAAGTGGCGGATTATCTATATTGGAAGCAGGCAGTTGAAGGTGATCCTACGATTCAGGCTTTGATCAGAAAGCTTGATTCCAAGAAAGAGCTATTTGAAGAGACTCAGCGGTTCGGTCACTTTCACCCGAATTACCATTCGGCCAAGGATGAAGTAGCCGCAGTGGAGGCGGAGCTTGAGGCTTACGAGCCCGTAGCCCGGTTTAAGCAGGCGGAGAAGAATCTGGACGATCTGCTGCATTCGATGTCGGAGAAGATTGCTTTTTCGGTTTCGGAGAGCATCAAGGTACCTGGTAACGATCCTCTTCCCAAGAAGGGGTGCGGCAGCGGCGGAGCTTGTTCGTGCGGATAA
- a CDS encoding NFACT RNA binding domain-containing protein, whose protein sequence is MALDGIVTRAIVHELQSCRGARINKIYQPNDRDIVFHIRTQQGNAKLLLSANPTYPRVHLTQETFLNPAEAPMFCMILRKHCESGIIEDIQQVGMERIIHITIRQRDELGDISSKKIIVELMGRHSNIILLDPASDTILDGINHVTPAISSYRVVMPGFAYTNPPEQHKLNPLETLQEAFRESCMMNEEQAVPWLVSAFSGLSPLAAQEIAHRAGESSASGVEGEKDCGSLWSVFDELMEQVRNHQYTPVTGVNAKGKSVFSVIPLTLLVDETTTYESVSRCMEDYYGDKAQRDTVKQKVSDLLRFLQNERTKNIKKLDNLNKDLEEAGDADRYRIFGELLFASLHQIKKGDREAQLVNFYDEEQATVTIPLDPLLTPSDNAQRYFKKYNKYKNSLAVIDEQLIKTREEINYIENLLQQLSHASLSDIDEIREELIQQGYLRDRNRKAKKKKKNDKPTLHVYTSSEGIELYVGKNNLQNEYVTNRLASSNDTWLHTKDIPGSHVVIRSSEYGDATLQEAAQLAAYYSQAKESSSVPVDYTLIRHVRKPNGAKPGFVIYDNQKTLFVTPDEQRIKAMPSSVKNNRN, encoded by the coding sequence ATGGCATTAGACGGCATTGTCACACGTGCGATCGTGCATGAGCTTCAATCATGCCGGGGCGCACGGATCAATAAAATATATCAACCGAACGATCGGGACATCGTGTTTCATATACGCACCCAGCAGGGAAACGCCAAGCTGCTGCTATCCGCAAACCCCACGTATCCCAGGGTTCATCTGACACAGGAGACCTTTCTGAATCCGGCCGAAGCCCCTATGTTTTGCATGATTCTGCGCAAGCATTGCGAGAGCGGCATCATCGAGGACATCCAGCAGGTCGGTATGGAACGAATTATCCATATTACGATCCGGCAGCGCGACGAACTTGGGGATATCTCCTCCAAGAAAATCATCGTCGAACTGATGGGCAGACACAGTAACATCATTCTGCTCGACCCAGCAAGCGACACCATTCTGGACGGCATCAACCATGTGACACCCGCCATCAGCAGCTATCGCGTGGTCATGCCGGGATTCGCCTATACAAATCCGCCGGAGCAGCACAAGCTGAATCCGCTCGAAACCTTGCAGGAAGCCTTCCGGGAATCTTGTATGATGAACGAGGAGCAGGCCGTTCCATGGTTGGTCAGCGCGTTCAGCGGCCTCAGTCCGCTCGCGGCACAGGAAATTGCCCACCGCGCAGGAGAAAGCAGTGCTAGCGGGGTTGAGGGGGAAAAAGATTGCGGCAGCCTGTGGAGCGTTTTTGATGAACTCATGGAACAAGTTCGTAACCATCAATATACGCCCGTTACAGGCGTCAATGCCAAGGGGAAATCGGTGTTCTCCGTCATTCCGCTGACCTTGCTGGTGGACGAAACCACAACCTACGAGTCGGTCAGCCGATGCATGGAGGATTATTACGGGGATAAGGCGCAGCGGGATACAGTTAAACAGAAGGTAAGCGACCTCCTCCGATTCCTGCAGAATGAACGGACGAAGAACATCAAGAAGCTGGATAATCTGAATAAGGACTTGGAAGAAGCCGGGGATGCCGACCGGTATCGTATCTTTGGCGAGCTTCTCTTCGCCTCGCTCCATCAGATTAAGAAGGGCGACCGTGAAGCCCAGCTGGTTAACTTCTATGATGAAGAGCAGGCGACCGTCACCATCCCGTTGGATCCGCTCCTGACTCCGTCGGACAATGCACAGCGCTATTTCAAAAAATATAACAAGTACAAGAACAGCCTCGCGGTCATCGACGAACAATTAATCAAAACCCGCGAAGAGATCAACTATATCGAGAATCTTCTGCAGCAGCTGTCGCATGCTTCCTTGAGCGACATCGATGAAATCCGGGAAGAGCTGATCCAGCAGGGATACTTAAGAGACCGCAATCGTAAAGCGAAGAAAAAGAAAAAAAACGACAAGCCGACGCTGCATGTCTATACTTCATCCGAAGGCATCGAGCTTTATGTAGGCAAAAACAACCTACAAAACGAGTACGTTACCAACCGTCTCGCTTCCTCTAACGATACATGGCTGCACACCAAGGATATCCCGGGCTCCCACGTGGTTATCCGCAGTAGCGAGTACGGGGATGCAACGCTGCAGGAAGCGGCACAGCTGGCTGCTTATTACAGTCAGGCGAAAGAATCGAGCAGTGTTCCCGTCGACTACACACTCATTCGCCATGTACGCAAGCCGAATGGAGCCAAGCCCGGATTTGTCATTTATGACAATCAGAAAACGCTGTTTGTCACGCCAGACGAGCAGCGGATCAAGGCGATGCCCAGTTCGGTAAAAAACAATCGTAATTAA